One window of the Nocardia terpenica genome contains the following:
- a CDS encoding family 2 encapsulin nanocompartment cargo protein terpene cyclase — MPRHLLGPRGLGAAALRLPLPELDLTPAEVLPADAPAQEDIPAAVPGRAVIPLGPTGLGSAAGYFHRVTAEPPSVEPLGPAEPVAGTLNPPAVPHPAESVDEIRPASVHRIPTAPTGLGAASALLRPRSTPAGTTESTVRSSVIPPLYCPPPVRDNPELAELVNDGLIAWAAEIGLYEGRLDELRDADFGRLIMLAHPDSDDPDRLLAVAKCAVTEWSVDDYYCEEDAPDTAPDGSPSQAWAELGPKLEMAAAAMDPVHLPARYAPQLEEALQADPILRAFRTSFEHFARYGTPTQVARLRTEIAGWFIALAAEAGWRAAGRMPPVWEYLTNRQPHSFLPCMAPLDAVGGYELPAAEYADPRVRRLVTTAALASQMVNDLYSMAREDLSGGREFNLPTVLAAEEGCSRHDAVQRTAEVHDELVHRFEREATVLAATGTPELRRFLGGLWAWLGGNRAWHAESKRYR; from the coding sequence GTGCCCCGACACCTGCTCGGTCCGCGGGGACTCGGCGCCGCAGCGCTGCGACTGCCATTGCCGGAGCTGGATCTCACCCCGGCCGAGGTTCTGCCCGCCGACGCACCGGCGCAGGAGGACATTCCCGCGGCAGTTCCCGGCAGAGCCGTGATTCCGCTCGGACCGACGGGATTGGGTTCGGCCGCTGGCTATTTCCACCGGGTCACCGCGGAGCCACCGTCGGTCGAACCGCTCGGCCCGGCGGAACCCGTTGCGGGAACGCTGAATCCACCCGCTGTGCCCCATCCGGCCGAGTCGGTGGACGAGATCCGCCCCGCCTCGGTACACCGGATACCCACCGCGCCAACTGGATTGGGGGCCGCATCGGCGCTGCTGCGGCCCCGCTCTACCCCGGCGGGTACCACCGAATCGACGGTGCGGTCCTCGGTCATACCGCCGCTGTACTGTCCGCCGCCGGTCCGCGACAATCCGGAACTGGCCGAGTTGGTCAACGATGGACTCATTGCCTGGGCCGCCGAAATCGGGCTCTACGAAGGCAGATTGGATGAGTTACGGGATGCCGATTTCGGCCGGTTGATCATGCTGGCCCATCCAGACAGCGACGATCCGGACCGGCTGCTCGCGGTGGCGAAATGCGCGGTGACCGAATGGTCGGTCGACGATTACTACTGCGAGGAGGACGCGCCGGACACCGCACCGGACGGATCACCGTCGCAGGCGTGGGCCGAACTCGGGCCGAAACTGGAAATGGCCGCCGCGGCAATGGATCCGGTGCATCTTCCGGCCCGATACGCGCCGCAGTTGGAGGAGGCGCTGCAGGCCGATCCGATCCTGCGGGCCTTCCGCACCTCCTTCGAACACTTCGCGCGGTACGGCACCCCGACACAGGTCGCCCGGCTGCGCACGGAGATCGCGGGCTGGTTCATCGCGCTGGCGGCCGAGGCCGGATGGCGGGCGGCCGGGCGGATGCCGCCGGTGTGGGAGTACCTCACCAACCGGCAGCCGCACAGCTTCCTGCCGTGTATGGCGCCGCTCGACGCGGTCGGCGGCTATGAGCTGCCCGCCGCGGAATACGCCGACCCGAGGGTGCGCCGGCTGGTCACCACCGCGGCGCTGGCCTCCCAGATGGTGAACGACCTGTACTCGATGGCACGCGAAGACCTTTCCGGTGGAAGGGAATTCAACCTGCCGACGGTACTCGCCGCGGAGGAGGGTTGTTCGCGACACGACGCCGTGCAGCGGACCGCAGAAGTGCACGACGAACTCGTGCACCGTTTCGAACGAGAGGCAACCGTCCTAGCCGCCACCGGCACTCCCGAGCTGCGCCGTTTCCTTGGCGGACTGTGGGCGTGGCTGGGCGGCAACCGCGCCTGGCACGCGGAAAGCAAACGCTACCGGTAA
- a CDS encoding MspA family porin has protein sequence MSFSGSATACAGVLVATMVAAVWAGGSADADITADKRRDIGTDDGWTLSVTKTQESLDRWPALDATPTSREGFASLEATADITGNGTKPVNSATVTLGYQVGCQIDVSTGLTLGMGLSFGPNVSVNISYPPSVSVGAQASVTPNIQTTVKPGTIATIPFGSKPLAASHASITADQVEVKVDACLGPVTLRSFATAAMSTATADNSVTVYGDPITL, from the coding sequence ATGAGTTTCAGCGGCTCCGCGACCGCGTGCGCGGGTGTATTGGTTGCGACCATGGTCGCCGCTGTGTGGGCGGGCGGGTCCGCCGACGCCGACATCACCGCCGACAAGCGCCGTGATATCGGCACCGATGACGGGTGGACCCTATCGGTCACCAAAACCCAAGAGAGCCTTGACCGTTGGCCCGCACTGGACGCGACGCCGACCAGTCGCGAAGGGTTCGCCAGCCTCGAAGCGACCGCCGACATCACCGGCAACGGCACCAAACCGGTGAACTCGGCAACGGTCACCCTCGGCTACCAGGTCGGCTGTCAGATCGACGTCAGCACCGGTCTCACGTTGGGTATGGGGCTGTCGTTCGGGCCCAACGTCTCGGTCAACATCAGCTACCCGCCCTCGGTGAGCGTCGGCGCGCAGGCCTCGGTGACCCCGAACATCCAGACCACGGTGAAACCGGGCACCATCGCCACGATCCCGTTCGGGTCCAAACCCCTTGCCGCATCGCATGCTTCGATCACCGCCGACCAGGTCGAGGTCAAAGTCGACGCGTGTCTAGGCCCGGTCACCCTCCGCAGTTTCGCCACCGCCGCCATGTCGACGGCGACGGCGGACAACTCCGTCACCGTCTACGGCGACCCCATCACCCTCTGA